Proteins encoded by one window of Rhodococcus sp. OK302:
- a CDS encoding Rieske 2Fe-2S domain-containing protein: MLSHEDNELLTRVEGPAPMGAYLREYWTPAVRSERLIADGAPVKVRLFGENFVAFRATDGNVGFLDEACPHRGASLALARNEDCALRCIYHGWKIDVSGTVVEVPSEPAERLEDMAQKISVRYFPSREAGGVVWVYLGLHDEPPPFPRFPFADVPAAHVRSLAAETHCNWLQAVEGTLDSSHVSILHQSWLGQSSGSLGETAEDSAPRYESDETGYGIRFAAIRHADADRMHVRVTEFVMPWTAYIPTGDEDRIAIIGTPIDDEHSRQWFIRWNDDHPLTEDTDTHFWYHDLTVAPDDFAALTRGKDNWGQDRALMSDGHFSGFNNLVLEDVAIQESQGSIVDRSREKLGTSDIAVVKTRRLLLNSVRSHTQDGEVFGQDDPLARPGSAGVAMTLEQTDDWRGAASTEARYV, encoded by the coding sequence ATGCTGTCGCATGAAGATAATGAACTTCTGACCCGAGTAGAGGGACCGGCGCCGATGGGCGCGTATCTCCGCGAGTACTGGACGCCCGCCGTGCGCTCGGAGCGGCTGATCGCCGATGGCGCTCCCGTGAAGGTTCGGCTGTTCGGAGAGAACTTCGTGGCTTTCCGGGCCACGGACGGAAACGTGGGCTTTTTGGACGAAGCGTGTCCGCACCGAGGTGCCTCGCTGGCACTTGCAAGGAATGAGGACTGCGCTCTGCGGTGCATCTACCACGGCTGGAAGATCGACGTGTCCGGCACCGTTGTGGAGGTGCCGTCCGAGCCCGCGGAGCGTCTCGAGGACATGGCCCAGAAGATCAGCGTGCGGTACTTCCCATCCAGGGAAGCCGGCGGGGTGGTCTGGGTGTATCTGGGCTTGCATGACGAACCACCGCCCTTCCCCCGGTTTCCGTTCGCTGACGTCCCGGCCGCTCATGTCCGATCGTTGGCGGCCGAAACTCACTGCAACTGGCTGCAGGCGGTGGAGGGAACGCTGGACTCCTCGCACGTGTCGATCCTCCACCAGTCGTGGTTGGGCCAGAGCAGCGGAAGTCTGGGTGAGACGGCGGAAGACTCTGCGCCGCGTTACGAATCGGATGAAACCGGATACGGCATTCGTTTCGCTGCGATCAGGCACGCCGATGCGGACCGAATGCACGTGCGGGTAACCGAGTTCGTCATGCCGTGGACGGCCTACATCCCGACCGGCGACGAAGACCGGATCGCGATCATAGGGACACCGATCGATGATGAGCATTCCCGCCAGTGGTTCATTCGGTGGAACGATGACCATCCGCTCACCGAGGACACCGACACGCACTTCTGGTATCACGATCTGACGGTTGCGCCGGATGACTTCGCCGCCCTAACGCGAGGCAAGGACAACTGGGGTCAGGACCGTGCCCTCATGTCTGACGGACACTTCTCGGGCTTCAACAACTTGGTCCTCGAGGATGTCGCGATCCAGGAGAGCCAGGGTTCGATCGTTGACCGATCTCGGGAGAAGTTGGGCACCAGCGACATTGCGGTGGTCAAAACACGCCGCCTGTTGCTGAATTCCGTTCGCTCCCACACACAGGACGGCGAGGTCTTCGGCCAAGACGATCCCCTCGCCAGGCCCGGATCCGCTGGCGTCGCGATGACCCTCGAGCAGACCGATGACTGGCGCGGTGCCGCGTCCACCGAGGCCCGATATGTCTAG
- a CDS encoding nuclear transport factor 2 family protein: MSSSAGIAFKDWQAIRELTATYNRCFDQSDAVGWAGTFLESGRLEIVGQGVTFTGREQLSDFCRSRGWGILHMTLDPAVTVNGDCAEQRCNLLMFRRYESHERPTLLATGRYSDRLVRTEEGWLFEAREVQLDASIGDTAEAST, translated from the coding sequence ATGTCTAGCTCGGCTGGTATCGCGTTCAAGGACTGGCAAGCCATCCGCGAGCTGACCGCGACCTACAACCGGTGCTTCGACCAGTCCGATGCCGTCGGCTGGGCCGGCACCTTCCTGGAGTCGGGCCGGTTGGAGATCGTCGGGCAGGGCGTGACCTTCACCGGCCGTGAACAGCTTTCAGATTTCTGCCGGTCCAGAGGTTGGGGCATCCTGCACATGACGCTCGATCCAGCGGTGACCGTGAACGGCGATTGCGCGGAGCAACGGTGCAACCTGCTGATGTTCCGCAGGTATGAGAGCCATGAACGGCCGACGCTCCTGGCCACGGGGCGCTATTCGGACCGCCTGGTGCGGACTGAGGAAGGCTGGCTCTTCGAGGCCCGCGAGGTTCAGTTGGACGCGTCCATTGGAGACACTGCGGAGGCTTCAACATGA
- a CDS encoding FAD-dependent oxidoreductase gives MSTDACSAIGAIGDLSETVVDVAVFGSGAAGLAAAVTAAEAGCTVVLFEKAGAVGGTTAKSGGVYWIPNNHLMREHGVEDPREGAVGYMARVSAPDRYSAEDALLGLTAWEHDHIVAYYDLAAEAVEFLDTTGALRSTIETALRFPDYHMNLPEQGGVYGRALCPADEQNRPASGGDLIAQLAAAARRLGVQIVTGHAFTDLILEDGQVVGAVVRDLDSARDVRARARLGVVLAVGGFTHDAERRSRHLPARVWGGCAAGENTGDALPALEALDIPLHNMDCAWWDEVAIEQTLGGTTETRAGMWVAPGDSSLIVDLAGRRVVNEKLFYSDRAKIHIGPGAPDLLVLLFDERTQQLFSMEQFAYPLVLPGESATHLVSGDSWEGLSANLVDRLLSLQPATGGARLSRDFTANLAVTIDRFNDLAAMGIDTDHGRGAEPIEVFFTGQPRAGGGPNPVMAPLSAEGPFFAVLIGLGTLDTKGGPRTTSAGQVLGLDGVPVDGLYAVGNCAASPSNDGYWAAGATIGPALAFGYGAGRHLAARLATGANSQGQGVTQ, from the coding sequence ATGAGCACTGACGCGTGCAGCGCCATTGGCGCGATCGGCGACCTATCCGAAACGGTGGTTGACGTTGCGGTGTTCGGTTCCGGCGCTGCAGGTCTCGCAGCCGCAGTCACGGCGGCCGAAGCCGGCTGCACGGTAGTTCTCTTCGAGAAGGCCGGGGCCGTCGGAGGCACCACCGCGAAATCCGGCGGCGTGTATTGGATTCCCAACAACCACCTCATGCGCGAGCACGGAGTCGAAGACCCGCGGGAAGGGGCCGTCGGCTACATGGCACGGGTGAGCGCCCCCGACCGTTACTCCGCCGAAGACGCCCTGCTGGGACTGACAGCCTGGGAGCACGACCACATCGTCGCCTACTACGACCTCGCCGCCGAGGCCGTCGAGTTCCTGGACACCACTGGTGCGCTCCGCTCGACCATCGAAACGGCACTGCGGTTCCCCGACTATCACATGAACCTGCCCGAACAAGGCGGCGTGTACGGCCGTGCCTTGTGCCCCGCGGATGAGCAGAATCGCCCGGCCAGCGGCGGCGATCTCATTGCTCAGCTGGCCGCTGCCGCTAGGCGCCTCGGTGTCCAGATCGTGACCGGACACGCGTTCACCGATCTGATACTCGAGGACGGTCAGGTTGTTGGTGCGGTCGTCCGCGATCTGGACAGCGCACGGGACGTGCGGGCCCGGGCGAGGCTCGGCGTAGTTCTCGCCGTCGGTGGCTTCACGCATGACGCGGAGCGTCGATCGCGGCACCTGCCCGCACGGGTCTGGGGCGGCTGCGCTGCCGGTGAGAACACAGGCGACGCGCTACCTGCCCTGGAGGCACTTGACATCCCGCTCCACAACATGGACTGCGCCTGGTGGGACGAGGTCGCCATCGAACAAACCCTTGGGGGCACAACTGAAACACGCGCAGGGATGTGGGTTGCCCCAGGTGATTCATCGCTAATCGTGGATCTTGCCGGGCGCCGCGTCGTCAACGAGAAGCTGTTTTACAGCGACCGGGCAAAGATCCACATCGGACCGGGTGCACCAGATCTACTGGTGCTGCTCTTCGACGAGCGGACGCAGCAACTGTTCTCGATGGAGCAGTTCGCCTACCCGCTTGTGCTGCCCGGCGAGTCCGCGACGCATCTCGTGTCGGGCGACAGCTGGGAGGGATTGTCGGCGAACCTCGTCGATCGACTGCTGTCGCTGCAACCGGCCACCGGCGGTGCCCGGTTGAGCAGAGATTTCACGGCAAATCTGGCCGTCACCATCGACCGGTTCAATGACCTGGCAGCAATGGGAATCGACACCGACCATGGACGTGGTGCCGAACCGATCGAGGTGTTCTTCACCGGTCAGCCGCGCGCAGGGGGCGGCCCGAACCCGGTGATGGCGCCGCTCAGCGCGGAAGGGCCTTTCTTTGCGGTGCTGATAGGGCTCGGGACGCTCGATACCAAGGGCGGCCCGCGCACTACAAGCGCCGGCCAAGTGCTTGGCCTGGACGGCGTCCCGGTGGACGGTCTCTACGCCGTGGGCAACTGCGCCGCATCGCCGTCCAACGATGGCTATTGGGCAGCAGGCGCGACTATCGGTCCGGCACTGGCGTTCGGCTACGGTGCCGGCCGGCACCTTGCGGCTCGACTCGCCACCGGCGCGAACTCACAAGGCCAAGGAGTTACGCAGTGA
- the fdxA gene encoding ferredoxin, translating into MTFIIGAPCVDIMDRSCLQECPVDCIYEGGRKLYINANECIDCGACEPACPVEAIASDRDEDEDFEPFIVDSVEFFQSVLPGRDKPIGSPGGAKSIGPVPADGSYVRAMPNTGSNP; encoded by the coding sequence GTGACCTTCATCATCGGAGCGCCGTGCGTGGACATCATGGACCGCTCCTGCCTGCAGGAATGTCCTGTCGACTGCATTTACGAAGGCGGCCGCAAGCTGTACATCAACGCAAATGAATGCATCGATTGCGGGGCGTGCGAGCCGGCCTGCCCGGTCGAGGCAATTGCCTCAGACCGGGACGAGGACGAGGACTTCGAACCGTTCATCGTGGACTCCGTCGAGTTCTTCCAATCCGTACTGCCAGGACGCGATAAACCAATCGGTTCGCCGGGCGGCGCAAAAAGTATCGGCCCCGTGCCCGCGGATGGCAGTTACGTGCGCGCGATGCCCAATACCGGTTCCAACCCGTAA
- a CDS encoding PIG-L deacetylase family protein, producing MTKVTVVSAHGMDWVWRTGGTILNYVKAGADVTVVCLSMGERGESASAWAEADQTADRVREIRLGEAQMAAAVAGVELRTYDWGDYPMVINDDRRLEMVRLLRELRPDIVLTHGRTDPNNPDHVATARLVEDAAIWARAHGRLPEAKRFVARQIHGYEPEFPEFCDFKPDTYIDISDVADQKLEMMQCSQVQQFMIEVYDQRARYRAIMAGLLLDRKVTHAEAFESFLPAAGDLFR from the coding sequence ATGACCAAAGTGACAGTCGTCAGCGCGCACGGCATGGACTGGGTGTGGCGCACCGGCGGGACAATTCTCAACTACGTCAAGGCGGGCGCCGACGTGACCGTCGTCTGCCTGTCGATGGGGGAGCGAGGCGAGTCTGCCTCGGCGTGGGCTGAGGCAGACCAGACGGCAGATCGCGTGCGAGAGATTCGACTGGGGGAGGCACAGATGGCTGCCGCTGTTGCCGGGGTCGAGCTGCGGACCTATGACTGGGGTGACTACCCGATGGTCATCAATGATGACCGTCGGCTCGAGATGGTTCGGCTGCTGCGAGAGCTGCGACCGGACATCGTGCTCACCCACGGCCGCACGGACCCCAACAACCCGGATCATGTGGCCACCGCGCGACTCGTGGAGGACGCAGCAATCTGGGCTCGCGCGCACGGGCGACTTCCGGAAGCGAAGCGATTCGTCGCGCGCCAGATCCACGGCTACGAACCGGAGTTCCCCGAGTTTTGCGATTTCAAGCCGGATACGTACATCGATATCAGCGACGTCGCCGACCAGAAGCTCGAGATGATGCAGTGTTCGCAGGTCCAGCAGTTCATGATCGAGGTCTACGACCAGCGGGCCCGCTACCGGGCAATCATGGCCGGGCTCTTGTTGGACCGAAAGGTCACTCACGCAGAGGCGTTCGAGAGCTTCCTGCCCGCAGCCGGGGATCTGTTCCGATGA
- a CDS encoding 4-carboxy-4-hydroxy-2-oxoadipate aldolase/oxaloacetate decarboxylase — protein MTNHLISPSIVDYVDRRAGSLAAAFAELGVATVHESQGRSGLMDHSIKPLVEGSRAAGPAVTCLNQPGDNLMLLAALDLCQEGDVLVVANLAPSTSGMVGEIITSILIARGAAGLVVDAGVRDVRELRRLSLPVWAKTVSASGTTKGGPGWVNTPVVAGGTTVRPGDVVVADDDGVVVVPLASAEEVLGRARARVEREAALLKDIAAGGWQGLSPELREQLRKLGVHRVPSPH, from the coding sequence ATGACCAACCATCTCATCAGCCCGTCCATTGTCGACTACGTCGACCGTCGCGCAGGATCTCTCGCGGCAGCGTTCGCCGAGCTCGGCGTCGCGACCGTACACGAGTCGCAAGGTCGTAGCGGACTCATGGACCACTCGATCAAGCCACTCGTCGAGGGTTCCCGCGCCGCCGGCCCGGCCGTCACCTGTCTGAACCAGCCCGGAGATAATCTGATGCTGCTGGCCGCCTTGGACCTGTGTCAGGAGGGTGACGTTCTGGTCGTCGCCAACCTGGCGCCGTCGACGTCCGGAATGGTGGGCGAGATCATCACCAGCATCCTCATCGCGCGCGGTGCCGCAGGTCTCGTCGTGGACGCAGGCGTGCGGGATGTCCGCGAGTTGCGCCGGCTCTCTCTACCGGTCTGGGCGAAAACGGTCTCTGCGTCAGGAACCACCAAGGGCGGCCCTGGCTGGGTGAATACTCCGGTCGTCGCAGGCGGCACCACGGTGCGGCCAGGTGATGTCGTCGTCGCTGATGACGACGGAGTGGTCGTCGTTCCCCTCGCGTCGGCCGAAGAGGTCCTGGGGCGAGCCCGGGCCAGGGTCGAACGTGAGGCCGCGCTGCTGAAGGACATTGCCGCCGGCGGGTGGCAGGGGCTCTCTCCCGAATTGCGTGAGCAGCTACGCAAACTCGGCGTCCATCGAGTGCCCTCGCCGCACTAG
- a CDS encoding fumarylacetoacetate hydrolase family protein, whose amino-acid sequence MRLCSFLSDGLTHVGVVDADDSVIDITRLSGSHTDDLPLTMSGWVELGINGIERLRQICEQNGSDHVVGKVGDLELVAPMGRLPRNVICVGVNYREHIEESERAVGEIEVPDVPVYFTKDVRSICGPFDDIASDDRISTQLDWEVELAVIIGRGGRGIRSVDALEHVFGYAVLNDVSARDVQLSRNQWWKGKSIEGSSPLGPFVVTRDEIPDPQDLELRCWVDGVEKQRSRTNLMIHDVAALISDLSRTLTLEPGDVISTGTPAGVGLARTPQEWLRPGSVLESEITGLGRQRNRIIELGE is encoded by the coding sequence ATGCGTCTGTGTTCCTTCCTGTCCGACGGACTGACACACGTCGGCGTAGTCGATGCTGACGATTCAGTCATCGACATCACCCGACTGTCCGGATCGCATACCGATGATCTGCCCCTGACCATGTCGGGATGGGTCGAACTCGGCATCAATGGGATCGAGCGTCTCAGACAAATCTGTGAACAAAACGGATCGGACCACGTCGTCGGGAAGGTCGGCGATCTCGAGCTCGTCGCGCCCATGGGCCGCCTTCCCCGAAATGTCATCTGCGTCGGCGTCAACTATCGCGAGCACATCGAGGAGTCGGAGCGAGCTGTGGGTGAGATCGAGGTGCCCGATGTGCCGGTGTATTTCACCAAGGACGTGCGCAGCATCTGCGGGCCCTTCGACGATATTGCGTCCGACGACCGAATCAGCACACAACTGGACTGGGAAGTCGAGTTGGCAGTGATCATCGGGCGGGGTGGTCGCGGTATCCGGTCTGTGGACGCCCTCGAGCACGTTTTCGGATATGCGGTGCTCAACGACGTCAGTGCCAGGGATGTGCAGCTCTCCAGAAACCAATGGTGGAAGGGCAAGAGCATCGAAGGTTCGTCACCGCTTGGACCGTTCGTCGTCACTCGCGACGAGATCCCGGATCCTCAGGATCTTGAGCTGAGGTGCTGGGTCGACGGCGTCGAGAAGCAACGGTCCCGAACCAACCTGATGATTCACGACGTCGCCGCGTTGATTTCGGATCTGAGCCGAACCTTGACGTTGGAGCCCGGGGATGTCATCAGCACCGGAACGCCGGCCGGCGTCGGGTTGGCCAGGACTCCCCAAGAGTGGCTGCGCCCCGGATCCGTGTTGGAGAGCGAGATCACGGGTCTCGGCCGACAGCGAAACCGCATCATCGAACTTGGAGAATGA